The following proteins are co-located in the Toxotes jaculatrix isolate fToxJac2 chromosome 9, fToxJac2.pri, whole genome shotgun sequence genome:
- the mmp28 gene encoding matrix metalloproteinase-28 — protein sequence MSHGPPDRRCGAGRDMRAAWILTVTALIAAQTAGGSPLVPEPEVFLEKYGYLHPDNHIHNAVEVQSAIRDFQWLSRLPVTGELDSATLRQMAEPRCGVSDEGSQQIWARRVNAIFTGKRAAAWRPQSRRTRSVAQAEKWYKRHLTYQIVNWPRHLSLGSVQLAVRAAFQLWSNVSGLVFQEAPEGPADIRLAFYEGDHNDGASNAFDGPGGTLAHAFLPRRGEAHFDMAERWTLNGHKGHNLFMVTAHEIGHTLGLEHSPVRHALMSPYYRKLGRSLVLSWDDIIAVQQLYGKPSGDRPVRLPGQVLHATLQEWEFTELHNRHKTTGQPLYCQGVFDAITMDQNETVLVFRGSVYWTVSAEGNVSGPLPLRQRWSDLPPAIEAAAFSPLDFKWYFFKGKRMWRYTGSVLDPSFPRKSSDLGLPRHPDCAFYYKPLGHMVLFKGSRYSVLNLKTLRQEPYYPRRLTDWTGVPEGTNGALTRPGGRLYLFRQQRYWSFDPVKVRVTREGLWAKDLSWTGCSSTPQSNNIL from the exons ATGAGCCACGGACCCCCGGACCGCCGGTGTGGAGCCGGACGGGACATGAGGGCAGCCTGGATCCTGACCGTGACCGCCCTCATCGCCGCTCAGACTGCCGGAGGATCACCGCTGGTCCCGGAACCTGAG GTTTTTCTGGAAAAGTATGGCTACCTCCATCCAGACAACCACATCCACAATGCAGTGGAAGTGCAGTCAGCCATCCG cgACTTCCAGTGGTTGTCCCGGCTTCCTGTCACAGGTGAACTTGACAGTGCCACCCTGAGACAGATGGCGGAGCCCCGCTGTGGGGTGTCGGATGAGGGCAGCCAACAGATCTGGGCTCGGAGAGTAAACGCCATCTTTACTGGAAAGAGGGCTGCTGCATGGCGACCTCAGAGCCGCAGAACGCGCTCTGTTGCACAGG CTGAGAAGTGGTACAAACGTCACCTGACCTACCAGATAGTGAACTGGCCACGCCATCTGTCTCTGGGCTCGGTGCAGCTGGCGGTGCGTGCAGCTTTCCAGCTGTGGAGCAACGTGTCGGGCCTCGTCTTCCAGGAGGCCCCTGAAGGACCTGCAGATATCCGGCTGGCCTTTTACGAGGGAGACCACAACGACGGGGCCAGCAACGCTTTTGATGGACCAG GGGGAACTCTGGCTCACGCCTTCCTGCCTCGCCGGGGTGAAGCCCATTTTGACATGGCGGAGAGGTGGACGCTGAATGGACACAAAGGACACAACCTGTTTATGGTGACCGCCCATGAGATCGGACACACCCTGGGGCTGGAGCACTCCCCGGTCCGTCACGCCCTAATGTCGCCGTACTACAGGAAACTGGGCCGCAGCCTGGTGCTGAGCTGGGATGACATCATTGCAGTACAGCAGCTGTACG GTAAGCCGTCAGGTGACCGCCCTGTGAGGCTGCCGGGTCAGGTTTTGCACGCCACACTGCAGGAGTGGGAGTTCACAGAGCTTCACAACAGGCACAAGACCACAGGCCAGCCTCTCTACTGCCAGGGCGTCTTTGATGCCATCACTATGG ACCAGAATGAGACCGTGCTGGTGTTTCGGGGCAGTGTGTACTGGACAGTATCAGCTGAGGGCAATGTGAGCGGCCCGCTGCCTCTCCGTCAGCGCTGGTCTGACCTCCCTCCTGCCATTGAGGCTGCTGCCTTCTCCCCACTGGACTTCAAGTGGTATTTTTTCAAAG GGAAGCGGATGTGGCGATACACAGGCAGTGTGCTGGACCCTAGCTTCCCCAGGAAGAGCAGTGATTTGGGGCTGCCTCGCCACCCTGACTGTGCCTTCTATTATAAACCCTTGGGTCACATGGTCCTCTTCAAGGGCTCCCGCTACTCTGTGCTTAACCTCAAAACCCTGCGCCAGGAGCCCTACTACCCCCGCAGGCTGACGGACTGGACTGGGGTGCCAGAGGGGACCAATGGGGCGCTGACCCGTCCAGGTGGACGCCTCTACCTGTTCAGACAACAGCGCTACTGGAGTTTTGACCCGGTCAAGGTGCGAGTCACCAGAGAGGGTCTGTGGGCTAAGGATCTGAGCTGGACTGGTTGCAGCAGCACTCCTCAAAGCAACAACATTCTCTGA